One segment of Variovorax sp. PAMC28562 DNA contains the following:
- a CDS encoding YbhN family protein, protein MPPRRSWIVNITSKPWWPWAKRIVVLGFLAFVITLLVVQARSIDWSEVMTTLRAYPLHVLLLGAALAASSHLIYSTFDLVGRHYTGHKLPAATVMAIAFVSYAFNLNLGTLVGALGMRVRLYSRLGLEPTTIARIVGSSMLTNWLGYFLLAGTAFLFWPLKLPDTWHLGMAALRAVGGVLMLIALAYLLLCAFSKRREWTIRDHEIALPALPVALVQLAMSCANWAVMGATMYVLLLGKVSFPMALGVLLIGAVAGLLSRVPAGLGVLEAVFIAVLSPPLGNSVLIAAVLCYRAMYYWAPLAIAGALYLLMELNAKKLAASKQAA, encoded by the coding sequence ATGCCTCCGCGTCGATCATGGATCGTCAACATCACGAGCAAGCCATGGTGGCCTTGGGCCAAGCGCATCGTGGTGCTGGGCTTCCTGGCCTTCGTCATCACGCTGCTGGTCGTCCAGGCCCGGTCCATCGACTGGTCGGAAGTAATGACGACCCTGCGCGCCTACCCGCTGCACGTGCTGCTGCTGGGTGCCGCGCTGGCCGCGTCGAGTCACCTGATCTACAGCACCTTCGATCTCGTCGGCCGGCACTACACCGGCCACAAGTTGCCGGCGGCAACGGTGATGGCCATCGCTTTCGTAAGTTATGCGTTCAACCTGAACCTCGGAACTCTGGTCGGTGCACTGGGGATGCGCGTTCGCTTGTATTCGCGGCTAGGGCTCGAGCCGACGACCATCGCCCGCATCGTCGGCAGCAGCATGCTGACCAACTGGCTCGGCTACTTTCTGCTCGCGGGCACGGCCTTTCTGTTCTGGCCGCTCAAGTTGCCGGACACATGGCATCTGGGGATGGCCGCGTTGAGAGCGGTCGGCGGTGTGCTGATGCTGATTGCGCTCGCGTACCTGCTGCTGTGCGCGTTTTCAAAACGCCGTGAGTGGACGATCCGCGACCACGAGATCGCATTGCCCGCGCTGCCCGTCGCGCTGGTGCAGCTGGCAATGTCGTGCGCCAACTGGGCGGTGATGGGCGCCACCATGTATGTGCTGCTGCTCGGCAAGGTGAGCTTTCCGATGGCGCTCGGCGTGTTGCTGATCGGTGCCGTGGCAGGCTTGCTGTCGCGTGTACCGGCCGGGCTCGGCGTGCTCGAGGCGGTCTTCATTGCCGTGCTCTCGCCACCGCTCGGCAACAGCGTATTGATCGCGGCAGTGCTTTGTTATCGGGCGATGTACTACTGGGCGCCGCTTGCGATCGCCGGGGCGCTGTATCTGCTGATGGAACTCAACGCGAAGAAGCTGGCCGCGTCAAAACAAGCCGCTTGA
- the clsB gene encoding cardiolipin synthase ClsB → MSAHWIAGNTIALLENGEEFFPRVFELIAKAEREVIIETFILFEDEVGLGLRDALVSAASRGVKVDLMIDGFGSPDLSPEYMASLTSVGVRVRVFDPGKRYFGHRLNIFRRMHRKLVVIDRARAFVGGINYAVDHLIAHGPKSKQDYVVELTGPIVVEIHRFVLHAIAVGGKGAGWFRRRLRAAKEHVDVTIAQPSGTADVLFVSRDNRRHTNDIERHYRTAIRAARQRVVIANAYFFPGYLLIQEMRRAARRGVDVKLILQGEPDMPIVKTAASMLYHHLLNAGVRVYEYCERPLHGKVAVMDDRWSTVGSSNLDPLSLSLNLEANVIVRDREFNGVLADRLDTLIALSCKQIKTSELTEWSGWRLVRSFFIFHLLRWYPAWIRWLPRHAPRLQRVESGAQGSGSATAGATQTDTAA, encoded by the coding sequence ATGAGCGCGCATTGGATCGCCGGCAACACTATCGCGTTGCTGGAAAACGGCGAGGAGTTTTTTCCGCGCGTCTTCGAGCTCATTGCCAAGGCCGAGCGAGAAGTGATCATCGAGACCTTCATCCTGTTTGAAGATGAAGTCGGCCTGGGGCTGCGTGACGCGCTGGTGTCGGCCGCCAGCCGAGGCGTCAAGGTCGACCTGATGATCGACGGCTTCGGCTCACCCGATCTGTCGCCGGAGTACATGGCGTCGCTGACCTCGGTCGGCGTCAGGGTGCGTGTCTTCGATCCGGGCAAGCGGTACTTCGGGCACCGACTCAACATCTTTCGTCGCATGCACAGAAAGCTCGTCGTCATCGACAGGGCGCGCGCCTTCGTCGGCGGCATCAACTATGCGGTCGATCACCTGATCGCGCACGGGCCCAAGTCCAAGCAGGACTATGTGGTCGAGCTGACGGGTCCGATCGTCGTGGAAATCCATCGCTTCGTGCTGCACGCCATCGCGGTGGGTGGCAAAGGTGCGGGCTGGTTCAGGCGGCGGCTTCGGGCCGCGAAAGAACATGTGGACGTCACCATTGCGCAACCATCAGGTACGGCCGATGTGCTCTTCGTCAGCCGGGACAACCGGCGTCATACCAACGACATCGAGCGCCACTACCGCACCGCGATTCGCGCGGCCAGGCAGCGTGTCGTGATTGCCAACGCGTACTTCTTTCCCGGCTACCTCCTGATCCAGGAGATGCGGCGCGCCGCTCGGCGCGGTGTCGATGTAAAGCTCATCCTGCAGGGCGAGCCCGATATGCCAATCGTCAAGACCGCCGCCAGCATGCTGTATCACCACCTGCTGAATGCCGGGGTGCGGGTCTACGAATACTGCGAGCGACCGCTGCATGGCAAGGTCGCCGTGATGGACGATCGCTGGAGCACGGTCGGCTCGAGCAACCTCGATCCTCTGAGCCTGTCGCTCAACCTGGAAGCCAACGTGATCGTGCGTGACCGTGAGTTCAACGGCGTGTTGGCCGACCGACTCGACACGCTGATCGCACTGAGCTGCAAGCAGATCAAGACATCGGAACTTACCGAGTGGAGCGGATGGCGGCTGGTGCGCAGCTTCTTCATCTTTCACCTGCTGCGCTGGTATCCCGCGTGGATTCGCTGGCTGCCGCGCCATGCGCCGCGCCTGCAACGGGTCGAGTCCGGTGCGCAAGGCAGCGGCAGCGCAACGGCGGGCGCTACGCAGACGGACACAGCCGCATGA